One genomic region from Armatimonadota bacterium encodes:
- a CDS encoding NPCBM/NEW2 domain-containing protein, which produces MRISCLLLLSALPAFCQVRPDANTTFLCTFDRDLRADYALGDWRGSAPPGVSLSPGRFGSAARTSGQGITYNAHQNLSLPEGSLEVWLRPLWINATPPTATVFAFTTDAGDYLNLNVIAGGRFGVAVRTGGQEDWVWRRIDVDASNWDPETWRHVAATWNATSLRLYVDGQPVGNPVDDVQPFEGEATTFRVGGGEMLLDCLRLSNCVRGPEAIAAAALSQPGPPDLLYLSSLPMSATGEVRADGLPDRAHLILPLMVGSRVHARGVGMNSPASAAFDVPDGFTILSGIAGPATFEQSGDVLRLSVTGDGRTLWQSDATAATDLRVDITGVHRLELSAESSANASHAVVWADMILLKPGVDAPPSFSREAQAKDLAIARLKLNSHRFTFDLPPGDELYYLYEHSPLDSVDPAVAPESANPHEIRAFACPGEYEPLGLIVAARRRLEEVRISVQPLTSDAHVIPTSEVDIRWALRGPQRKGYWLKPEESEITSRFLLPCTPFDLAPGSFREILFDIHVPEDTPPGVYVSEISIRPGNAPEKTVGIALRVLPVNLPPTRQHKFGMYYRWNHAPEAEERLRLELRDMRRHGINTMGPALGIEWRKEGDQIRADLEPLRRALTILREEGFSGPIPIQDNLVQLARMIGFSSVGGPANTVVPGLEDDAGLLAAAKSGFDALKLLAADFPEFQLSVTHMDEVFGRDRLPLYIQLAKIVRKTTDLPLYVTLNTRPGSGWEQMMAEADPYIDIRCHHGYTIDLWLKSGHTFEEFGELARRSGDQQWMYYNMRGAYFTPEWVRVVNGYYMWMSPVSLHVPWMYYSFGGDPFDDTDSENYDFGYSVPSPQDGKTPVPTLHMKAFREGIDDLRYLELLESLIEQARIQKPRAAREAQQFLARLRKMMPAIPADLAEVEGESPVLIWFDRNYTGEDYQHLRYGVADHILRLQAALGD; this is translated from the coding sequence ATGAGGATCTCCTGCCTGCTCCTTCTGTCCGCACTGCCGGCATTCTGCCAGGTGCGACCTGATGCGAACACCACTTTCCTGTGCACATTCGACCGCGACCTGCGCGCCGACTACGCTCTCGGTGACTGGCGCGGCTCCGCTCCGCCCGGCGTTTCGCTGAGTCCCGGCAGATTCGGCTCCGCGGCCCGCACCAGTGGGCAGGGCATCACATACAATGCCCACCAGAACCTGTCCCTTCCCGAAGGCAGCCTTGAAGTCTGGTTGCGACCGCTATGGATCAACGCCACGCCGCCCACGGCTACAGTGTTCGCCTTCACCACCGACGCCGGCGACTACCTGAATCTGAACGTCATCGCAGGAGGCCGTTTCGGAGTAGCCGTGCGCACAGGAGGACAGGAGGACTGGGTGTGGCGGAGGATTGATGTGGACGCCTCAAACTGGGACCCGGAAACCTGGAGACATGTTGCCGCCACCTGGAACGCCACCAGCCTGCGGCTCTACGTGGACGGTCAGCCAGTGGGGAATCCGGTGGACGACGTCCAGCCCTTCGAGGGCGAGGCGACGACATTCCGGGTCGGCGGCGGCGAGATGCTTCTGGATTGCCTGCGCCTCTCGAACTGCGTCCGCGGTCCTGAGGCCATCGCAGCAGCAGCGCTGTCTCAGCCCGGCCCGCCCGACCTGCTGTACCTGTCTTCCCTGCCGATGTCCGCGACCGGCGAAGTACGCGCCGATGGGCTGCCCGACCGCGCACACCTGATTCTGCCCCTGATGGTCGGCTCCCGTGTGCACGCGCGAGGTGTGGGCATGAACTCCCCCGCAAGCGCCGCCTTTGACGTCCCCGACGGCTTCACAATCCTGTCGGGGATTGCCGGTCCGGCGACTTTCGAGCAGTCAGGCGACGTGCTCCGCCTGTCCGTAACCGGAGACGGCCGCACGCTTTGGCAGTCCGACGCCACAGCAGCGACCGATCTGCGGGTGGATATCACCGGGGTGCACAGGCTTGAGCTTTCCGCGGAGTCGTCGGCCAACGCAAGCCACGCCGTCGTCTGGGCGGACATGATACTGCTGAAGCCCGGTGTCGATGCGCCGCCCAGTTTCAGCCGGGAGGCGCAGGCCAAAGACCTTGCCATCGCCCGTCTGAAGCTGAACAGCCACCGATTCACCTTCGACCTGCCCCCCGGGGATGAGCTGTACTACTTGTACGAGCATAGTCCACTGGACAGCGTGGACCCGGCGGTTGCGCCCGAATCAGCCAATCCCCACGAAATCCGGGCCTTCGCATGCCCGGGTGAGTACGAGCCGCTGGGGCTGATTGTCGCAGCCCGCCGCAGGCTGGAAGAGGTCCGCATCTCCGTGCAGCCACTGACCAGCGACGCGCACGTCATCCCGACGTCGGAAGTCGACATCCGCTGGGCGCTGCGCGGCCCACAGCGTAAGGGCTACTGGCTCAAGCCCGAGGAAAGTGAAATCACTTCCCGATTTCTCCTGCCCTGCACCCCGTTCGATCTTGCCCCCGGCAGCTTCCGGGAGATCCTCTTCGACATCCACGTGCCCGAAGACACTCCACCGGGGGTGTACGTGTCAGAGATATCCATCCGGCCCGGCAATGCACCAGAGAAGACCGTGGGCATCGCTCTGCGCGTCCTGCCGGTAAACCTCCCGCCGACGAGACAGCACAAGTTCGGGATGTACTACCGCTGGAACCATGCACCCGAGGCTGAAGAGCGGTTGCGCCTGGAACTGCGGGACATGCGCCGCCACGGCATCAATACCATGGGTCCGGCTCTGGGCATTGAGTGGCGGAAGGAGGGAGATCAGATTCGCGCGGACCTGGAACCCCTGCGTAGAGCCCTGACGATCCTGCGCGAGGAGGGCTTCTCAGGCCCAATCCCAATCCAAGACAACCTGGTCCAGCTTGCGCGGATGATTGGCTTCAGCAGCGTAGGTGGGCCGGCCAATACCGTTGTGCCCGGCCTTGAGGACGACGCGGGATTGCTGGCGGCCGCGAAATCGGGCTTTGATGCCCTGAAGCTGCTTGCCGCCGACTTCCCGGAGTTCCAGCTTTCGGTCACCCACATGGACGAGGTCTTCGGGCGCGATAGACTACCGCTCTACATCCAGCTCGCAAAGATCGTGCGGAAGACCACCGACCTGCCCCTGTACGTAACCCTGAACACCCGCCCCGGCAGTGGCTGGGAGCAGATGATGGCCGAAGCCGATCCGTATATCGATATCCGCTGCCATCACGGGTACACCATCGACCTGTGGCTCAAGTCCGGGCACACCTTCGAGGAGTTCGGCGAGCTCGCGCGGCGCTCGGGCGACCAGCAGTGGATGTATTACAACATGCGCGGCGCGTACTTCACGCCCGAATGGGTCCGCGTGGTCAACGGGTACTACATGTGGATGTCACCCGTCAGTCTACACGTTCCATGGATGTACTACAGTTTTGGCGGCGACCCCTTCGACGACACTGATTCCGAAAACTACGACTTCGGATACTCCGTGCCATCGCCGCAGGACGGCAAGACGCCGGTGCCGACACTGCACATGAAGGCATTCCGCGAGGGCATTGACGACCTGCGTTACCTGGAGCTCCTTGAGAGCCTCATCGAGCAGGCTCGCATCCAGAAACCCCGAGCGGCGCGGGAGGCCCAGCAGTTCCTCGCCCGGCTTCGAAAGATGATGCCGGCGATCCCCGCTGATCTTGCCGAGGTCGAGGGCGAGAGCCCGGTGCTGATCTGGTTCGACCGCAACTACACGGGTGAAGACTACCAACACTTGAGATACGGTGTTGCCGACCACATCCTACGACTGCAGGCAGCGCTGGGCGACTGA
- a CDS encoding exo-alpha-sialidase — protein sequence MKFNEIRFQHASTGSYLGSPSILRLDNGDILATHDYFGPGSPRTHENEWGLTSVYRSSDDGETWTEINHIMGLFWGNLFEHEGSIYILGISQEYGSVVIRRSDTGGERWTHPMSAETGLLFRGGPFRTNPNYHCAPVPILKTGGRIYRAVEDCRDAVWGNGFLSCVISCPEDCDLLDARNWIMSNKLLCERAWIPKDWREGPVRGWLEGNVVETPGGEIWNILRFHSDPEVDKAAIVTVHDDGRRIDFDPATGFIDFPGGMTKFTIRRDPVTGLYLTLSNNNTDPKYPAQRNVLCLNASADLRNWRHVTTLLEDDLPIPWEESIRKTGFQYVDWQFDGEDIIYMVRCAYDGAHNFHDANRMTFHRISRYGSLL from the coding sequence ATGAAGTTCAACGAAATCCGCTTCCAGCACGCCTCAACCGGTTCGTACCTCGGCAGTCCCAGCATTCTCCGGCTCGACAATGGCGACATCCTCGCCACCCATGACTACTTCGGCCCCGGCTCGCCCCGCACTCACGAGAACGAGTGGGGGCTCACCAGCGTCTACCGCTCCAGCGACGATGGCGAAACCTGGACCGAGATCAACCACATCATGGGCCTCTTCTGGGGCAACCTGTTCGAGCACGAAGGGTCTATCTACATTCTCGGGATCAGCCAGGAGTACGGGTCGGTGGTGATTCGCCGCAGCGACACCGGCGGCGAGCGCTGGACCCATCCCATGAGCGCCGAGACCGGCCTGCTGTTCCGCGGCGGGCCCTTCCGCACCAACCCCAACTACCACTGCGCGCCGGTCCCGATACTCAAGACCGGTGGGCGCATCTACCGCGCCGTGGAAGACTGCCGCGATGCCGTCTGGGGCAACGGATTCCTCTCCTGTGTCATCTCCTGCCCCGAAGACTGCGACCTGCTGGATGCCCGCAACTGGATCATGAGCAACAAGCTCCTGTGCGAACGCGCGTGGATCCCCAAGGACTGGCGCGAGGGTCCGGTGCGGGGCTGGCTGGAGGGCAATGTGGTGGAGACTCCTGGGGGCGAGATCTGGAACATCCTGCGTTTCCACTCGGACCCGGAAGTGGACAAGGCCGCCATCGTGACTGTGCACGACGATGGACGCCGCATCGACTTCGACCCCGCCACCGGCTTCATCGACTTTCCCGGTGGCATGACCAAGTTCACCATCCGCCGTGACCCGGTGACCGGCCTGTATCTCACCCTTAGTAACAACAACACGGACCCGAAGTACCCCGCCCAGCGCAATGTGCTGTGCCTGAACGCATCCGCGGACCTGCGCAACTGGCGGCATGTGACCACGTTGCTGGAAGATGACCTCCCGATTCCGTGGGAGGAGTCCATCCGCAAGACGGGCTTCCAGTACGTGGACTGGCAGTTTGATGGGGAGGACATCATCTACATGGTTCGCTGCGCGTACGACGGCGCGCACAACTTCCACGACGCGAACCGGATGACATTCCACCGGATCAGCCGGTATGGAAGCCTGCTTTGA
- a CDS encoding VCBS repeat-containing protein: MSIPTVSIWIFAVLAAGVACAAPKEVLEAEKALLAELEIRADELMPLDLDTELVRDGEAQAVICHADEAAWKQAAQAIQNAVKQATGVELPLVSEANCRWPDEGPANVILVGHLDNNRIVARLYHNFFVCLDQQYTGPSGYVIRSIHDPFGGGKNAILVGGSKAEGTARAAQAFAELVTEAAQGNGLSLGRLQVLELESDEKPKGASELTSAQEKASAIATGRKSMFSPGQGRNGVSVLIRWGYKAHRTGDPVALEIYRDLMHALLEYYRTDKTINEEGMARYDGDFRDAWTHPVAILWDLLEESGAFSDQERLDFTNLLVRLALECVIYQGYNRPGAVDKWRENTTIVHNHNTFPALGIYFVGRYLKAHYQRPQVEDWLTVAEGIFAGQKHSPKPLEDAAAYQWLPIEHVMIYSLAQGDTTFFDEGHAREAARVAMMVMDNRGYQAAFGDHTDEKSSSGIRPVVQRAAWYYKDPELLWGAELAGDRHTYTLGQPYNVGFEPRPAESHVGISLSRLPKLCYDYIDHSPQYPVEPNLPWEVSFDKLAFRAGLAPEDQYLLLDGFGRGTHMHFDANAIVRYSDGGAPLLVDGEYIKNAPKYHCSVAIMRNGQTDKTPAITGLGLVADLDHYACTRTYLNDYSGADWQRRILWRRGAYFLVLDTVTAKEAGDFTLRSCWRPWGDAQLHDGVLTVDHKPMRLVIAAGDAAPARLENLKTVESMPVSRLSRQVGLTLEPGGEYRFVNLVHSFPQDDPVERSVRRAGADGVIVDGPGGPDVVVGRLSAAELGIETDADLLVIAADRWAAFGATRVSGPGMSLTADGPVSVEMVAGEGLAVLQADGACEVSLRATPNAVANLDGTPHQVTADGTLRLTLEEGTHRLGFEAAPAGSELADLIRKAAALPAPETAGADNGLACPKLTVAWKQAGFEAPLEMLRPASITSEPAPRASHSPVERLVDGMYSSSIYSAMWPAGQEAKITLDMGEVVEISSVSLREWHMNEGWDIAARSLELSDDNFQQDLRALATPFTETGTESWGNNVNTIYSVPIGQKARYLRLTATPAREDSAVYIAEIEVRGTAPGARPEITDITSGDIDGDGVDELLACSKAGEIQAFRASGEPIWSFASKQRAGFLTLACGDVDGDGKDEVMAGGLGSRAALLSSDGKLLWEQTPPPYRGIAPDVMTILAADLDGDGKDEMVCGCKNWQYVAYRADGTLMWSNIIYAHSATVSCADDFDGDGLPEIVAGNEYYRINLIDNDGKRIYTAGNLGPDMTAVSSADVDGDGLPEVLVGTDGGDLLCYDGNGTQLWLVNLGDRVTRIIGKAKAADGTPVILAAAESANVFALNLDGTTKWRTALPDGAGDLALSADGRHIVAAAGSAGIVALNAEGRLTAHGEVPGRAMRVLCGEGQVVAVSDAGEMVAFRLP; encoded by the coding sequence ATGTCCATCCCTACGGTGTCCATCTGGATTTTCGCGGTGCTCGCTGCGGGCGTCGCCTGCGCTGCGCCGAAGGAAGTGCTGGAAGCCGAGAAAGCCCTCCTGGCGGAACTCGAAATCCGCGCCGACGAGCTGATGCCGCTGGACCTGGATACCGAACTGGTGCGGGACGGTGAGGCGCAGGCGGTCATCTGTCACGCGGATGAGGCGGCGTGGAAGCAGGCAGCGCAGGCGATCCAGAATGCAGTGAAGCAGGCCACCGGGGTGGAGTTGCCGCTCGTGAGTGAGGCCAACTGCCGCTGGCCGGATGAGGGGCCGGCGAATGTGATACTCGTGGGCCATCTGGACAACAACCGCATCGTGGCCCGGCTCTACCACAACTTCTTCGTTTGCCTGGACCAGCAGTACACCGGGCCCAGCGGGTACGTGATCCGCTCGATCCACGACCCCTTCGGCGGAGGGAAGAACGCGATCCTGGTGGGAGGGAGCAAGGCCGAGGGGACTGCCCGGGCCGCTCAGGCCTTTGCGGAATTGGTCACGGAGGCGGCACAGGGCAATGGCCTGTCCCTCGGCAGGCTTCAGGTGCTTGAACTGGAGTCGGACGAGAAGCCGAAGGGTGCAAGTGAACTCACTTCCGCGCAGGAGAAGGCCTCCGCCATCGCCACCGGCCGCAAGAGCATGTTCAGCCCGGGCCAGGGACGCAACGGCGTGTCGGTGCTGATCCGCTGGGGTTACAAGGCACATCGCACCGGAGACCCGGTCGCCCTGGAGATCTACCGGGACCTTATGCACGCGCTGCTGGAGTACTACCGGACCGACAAGACCATCAATGAAGAGGGCATGGCCCGATATGACGGGGACTTCCGGGACGCCTGGACCCATCCGGTGGCTATCCTCTGGGACCTTCTGGAAGAGAGTGGGGCCTTCAGCGACCAGGAACGCCTGGACTTCACGAACCTACTGGTGCGCCTTGCCCTGGAGTGCGTTATCTACCAGGGCTACAACCGCCCGGGAGCGGTGGACAAGTGGCGTGAGAATACCACCATCGTCCATAATCACAACACCTTCCCGGCGCTGGGCATCTATTTCGTGGGGCGCTATTTGAAGGCCCACTATCAGCGCCCGCAAGTGGAAGACTGGCTGACTGTGGCCGAGGGCATCTTCGCCGGACAGAAGCACAGCCCCAAGCCCCTGGAGGACGCCGCGGCATACCAGTGGCTGCCCATCGAGCATGTGATGATCTACTCCCTCGCCCAGGGCGACACCACCTTCTTCGACGAAGGCCACGCGCGAGAAGCAGCGCGGGTTGCGATGATGGTCATGGACAACAGGGGCTACCAGGCGGCTTTCGGCGACCACACCGACGAGAAGTCCTCCTCGGGTATTCGCCCGGTTGTCCAGCGCGCGGCGTGGTACTACAAGGATCCCGAGCTGCTCTGGGGCGCGGAACTCGCGGGCGACCGGCACACCTACACCCTGGGGCAGCCGTATAATGTAGGCTTCGAGCCCCGGCCGGCCGAGAGCCATGTCGGGATCAGTCTTTCCCGGTTGCCGAAGCTCTGCTACGACTACATCGACCACAGCCCTCAGTACCCGGTTGAGCCCAATCTGCCCTGGGAAGTCAGCTTCGATAAACTGGCCTTTCGCGCCGGGCTGGCTCCGGAAGACCAGTACCTGCTGCTGGATGGTTTCGGCCGGGGTACCCACATGCACTTTGACGCGAACGCCATTGTGCGGTACTCGGACGGCGGCGCACCGCTGCTGGTGGACGGCGAGTATATCAAGAACGCGCCCAAGTACCACTGTTCGGTGGCTATCATGCGCAACGGGCAGACCGACAAGACCCCGGCAATCACTGGGCTGGGGCTCGTTGCCGATCTGGACCATTACGCCTGCACGCGCACATATCTCAACGATTACTCCGGCGCCGACTGGCAGCGCAGGATCCTCTGGCGCAGGGGCGCATACTTCCTGGTGCTTGATACGGTGACTGCAAAGGAAGCGGGGGATTTCACACTGCGCTCCTGCTGGCGGCCGTGGGGAGATGCGCAACTGCACGACGGGGTGCTCACCGTTGATCACAAGCCCATGCGGCTGGTAATCGCCGCCGGAGATGCTGCCCCGGCACGCCTGGAGAACCTCAAGACCGTTGAGAGCATGCCGGTGAGCCGGCTGTCGCGACAGGTCGGGCTGACACTCGAACCCGGCGGCGAGTACCGCTTTGTGAACCTGGTGCACTCTTTCCCGCAGGACGATCCGGTGGAGCGTTCGGTGCGGAGAGCCGGCGCGGATGGAGTCATCGTTGACGGTCCCGGCGGCCCGGATGTGGTCGTCGGCAGACTCTCCGCCGCGGAACTGGGGATCGAGACCGACGCCGACCTGCTTGTCATCGCAGCCGACCGCTGGGCGGCTTTCGGCGCGACGAGGGTATCCGGGCCCGGTATGAGCCTGACCGCCGATGGCCCGGTGTCAGTAGAAATGGTCGCGGGGGAGGGCCTGGCGGTCCTGCAGGCCGATGGCGCCTGCGAGGTGTCGCTGCGGGCGACCCCGAATGCTGTGGCTAATCTGGACGGCACGCCGCACCAGGTCACTGCCGACGGCACGCTTCGCCTGACGCTGGAGGAAGGCACTCACCGCCTGGGGTTCGAAGCTGCCCCGGCAGGAAGCGAACTGGCGGACCTGATCCGCAAAGCCGCTGCGCTTCCCGCGCCGGAAACTGCAGGGGCAGACAACGGTCTCGCCTGCCCCAAACTGACGGTGGCATGGAAACAGGCGGGCTTCGAGGCACCGCTGGAAATGCTGCGACCTGCGAGCATCACTTCGGAGCCGGCCCCCCGGGCGAGTCACAGCCCGGTGGAGCGCCTCGTGGACGGCATGTACAGCTCATCCATCTATTCGGCCATGTGGCCGGCTGGGCAGGAAGCGAAGATCACTCTGGACATGGGCGAGGTCGTCGAAATCTCTTCCGTCTCCCTGCGCGAATGGCACATGAACGAGGGCTGGGACATCGCGGCGCGCTCCCTGGAACTGAGCGACGACAACTTCCAGCAGGACCTCCGCGCTCTCGCCACACCCTTCACCGAGACGGGCACGGAAAGCTGGGGGAACAACGTCAACACGATTTACTCGGTTCCCATCGGGCAGAAGGCCCGCTATCTGCGGCTAACGGCAACTCCGGCGCGTGAAGATTCCGCGGTCTATATCGCCGAAATCGAGGTCCGCGGAACTGCGCCTGGCGCCAGACCGGAGATCACGGACATCACCAGCGGCGACATCGACGGGGACGGCGTCGATGAACTGCTGGCCTGCAGCAAGGCGGGGGAGATCCAGGCCTTCCGCGCCAGCGGCGAGCCGATCTGGAGCTTCGCATCGAAGCAGCGCGCCGGGTTCCTCACCCTGGCCTGCGGCGACGTGGACGGCGACGGGAAGGACGAAGTGATGGCCGGAGGTCTCGGGAGCCGGGCTGCGCTGCTGTCCAGCGACGGCAAGCTGCTTTGGGAGCAGACGCCGCCGCCGTACAGAGGAATCGCGCCGGATGTCATGACCATACTCGCTGCTGACCTGGACGGCGACGGCAAGGACGAGATGGTCTGCGGCTGCAAGAACTGGCAGTACGTGGCCTACCGCGCCGACGGCACCCTCATGTGGTCGAACATCATCTACGCCCATTCGGCCACGGTCAGTTGCGCTGATGACTTCGACGGCGACGGCCTGCCCGAAATCGTGGCGGGCAATGAGTACTACCGGATCAACCTCATCGACAATGACGGCAAGCGCATATACACTGCCGGGAATCTGGGCCCGGACATGACCGCGGTCTCTTCGGCGGACGTGGATGGCGACGGACTGCCCGAGGTGCTCGTGGGCACCGACGGCGGCGACCTGCTCTGCTATGATGGCAACGGGACGCAACTGTGGCTCGTGAACTTGGGCGATCGCGTGACCCGGATCATCGGCAAGGCGAAAGCCGCTGACGGGACCCCGGTGATCCTCGCGGCGGCCGAGAGCGCCAACGTGTTCGCCCTCAACCTCGACGGCACCACGAAGTGGCGCACGGCGCTCCCGGACGGCGCGGGAGACCTCGCCCTGAGCGCGGATGGAAGGCACATTGTTGCCGCAGCGGGTTCGGCAGGAATCGTGGCGCTGAATGCCGAAGGCAGGCTCACCGCGCACGGCGAAGTCCCCGGCCGCGCAATGCGCGTGCTGTGCGGCGAGGGGCAGGTTGTGGCTGTCTCCGATGCCGGGGAGATGGTGGCGTTCCGGCTGCCGTGA
- a CDS encoding chitobiase/beta-hexosaminidase C-terminal domain-containing protein, which translates to MEHCPALRRNITLIPEVLAIFCLLCCLNTAWAQPLATVSDIATPQVRPEGAPKPSDVCFSTRWPRGLNSKDPYDGLAAAHQFHATRLDWLYTQGKAEFIRRAKERGYAVSAAVNSTLPDSLGSRDYTIGRARYLDGKPIIASWMRAWGMYWGCCNNPAYRKLYLDFATADVDLGADSLQTDGELGNIHLPDWGGCFCEHCVAGFREFLQENTTPERRAELGIPDLANFDYAAYLRERGTESNVHWRNWKGDPRLAELFVKFQEESMVRFYTEVFAAIDAHAGRHVPQSGNHAGPYRPHHRLFDYFMAETYPYREGLPRLLYYERILPSREAGKPYVFTFVTDDVSRTRRFIALSYALGAHVIVPWDVYTGSNTPRVFATPDQYADLYGFVRANAELLDGYEEAAVSGPGWTDDRYDSRPPVRVDGPSDVYATVRARPGDSNAPVAVHLVDYSEDPEPFRIVLDPARFFGDRPLKLRLLTPAAYDADAHAQAEASGDFAALAESVDIPGGRATQIAIPALKPWGILLVEPGDGDPEKSWEPAIWAEHADRFREQIPIHITSPDSDATLRYTLDGSAPGPDSPEYTGPIQLNQTTTVSARAYTTRGPSATVRATFTLDESAPKPAAPDTPGLGAPLLSWLSAQRLLETHDDGDEVRVWPAEAGPDATVPALDLSTGVKAGPPLLDVDGINGRAALRFRAQGDLLSAPGVFADLAVPGAPTVFVVMRSEDPEFGICGNALNGSGGIPRLYMTRGRMHYDTLDRYVGVALSDNEPGLVAYMHDGVSTAGVRTNGIPTASRNDIPAVAEFGGGNLAMPFCSGNRERAGLIAEIVVFGGPLPEESIRGVEEYLLAKYGIPGALKWR; encoded by the coding sequence ATGGAACACTGCCCGGCACTTAGGCGCAACATCACTCTCATTCCCGAGGTACTTGCGATTTTCTGCCTGCTCTGCTGCCTGAACACGGCCTGGGCGCAACCCCTCGCGACCGTGTCGGATATCGCGACGCCGCAAGTCAGGCCGGAGGGTGCGCCGAAGCCTTCGGACGTCTGCTTCTCCACCCGCTGGCCCCGGGGATTGAACTCGAAGGACCCGTACGACGGTCTCGCCGCTGCGCACCAGTTCCACGCCACCCGGCTGGACTGGCTCTACACTCAGGGGAAGGCCGAGTTCATCCGGCGGGCGAAAGAGCGCGGTTACGCGGTCAGCGCGGCGGTGAACAGCACGCTGCCGGATAGCCTCGGCAGCCGCGACTATACCATCGGACGGGCCAGGTACCTGGACGGCAAGCCGATCATCGCCTCCTGGATGCGGGCCTGGGGCATGTATTGGGGCTGCTGCAACAACCCCGCGTACCGCAAGCTGTACCTGGACTTCGCCACTGCGGACGTGGACCTGGGAGCAGATTCTCTCCAGACTGACGGCGAGTTGGGCAACATCCACCTGCCCGACTGGGGCGGGTGTTTCTGCGAGCACTGCGTGGCTGGATTCCGCGAGTTTCTGCAGGAAAACACCACCCCCGAGCGTCGGGCGGAATTGGGCATTCCCGATCTGGCGAACTTCGACTATGCCGCGTACCTGCGGGAGCGAGGCACGGAAAGCAACGTCCACTGGCGGAACTGGAAGGGCGACCCGCGGCTCGCCGAGCTGTTCGTGAAGTTCCAGGAAGAGAGCATGGTCCGCTTCTACACCGAGGTCTTCGCGGCCATCGACGCCCATGCCGGGCGGCACGTACCCCAATCCGGCAATCACGCCGGCCCGTACCGCCCGCACCACAGACTCTTCGACTACTTCATGGCCGAGACGTACCCGTACCGGGAAGGACTGCCCCGCCTGCTGTACTACGAACGCATCCTGCCCTCACGGGAAGCAGGCAAGCCCTACGTGTTCACCTTCGTGACCGATGACGTGTCCCGGACCCGGCGGTTCATTGCGCTTTCTTACGCATTGGGCGCCCACGTGATCGTGCCCTGGGACGTGTATACGGGCTCCAATACGCCGCGCGTGTTCGCCACACCGGACCAGTATGCCGACCTGTACGGCTTCGTGCGCGCCAATGCCGAACTGCTGGATGGTTACGAAGAGGCTGCCGTCTCTGGTCCGGGCTGGACGGATGACCGGTACGACTCCCGCCCTCCGGTTCGCGTGGACGGGCCGAGCGATGTCTACGCCACGGTGCGCGCCAGACCCGGAGATTCCAACGCTCCGGTTGCGGTGCATCTCGTGGACTACTCCGAGGACCCCGAGCCCTTCCGCATTGTTCTCGACCCCGCGCGGTTCTTCGGCGACCGTCCCCTGAAGCTGCGGCTCCTCACGCCTGCCGCCTATGACGCCGACGCCCACGCGCAGGCCGAGGCGAGCGGGGATTTCGCGGCCCTGGCGGAATCCGTGGACATTCCCGGCGGTCGCGCGACACAGATTGCGATTCCCGCTCTGAAGCCCTGGGGGATCTTGTTGGTTGAACCCGGTGACGGTGATCCGGAAAAGTCGTGGGAGCCGGCGATCTGGGCCGAGCACGCAGATCGCTTCCGCGAGCAGATCCCCATTCACATCACCTCACCGGACAGCGATGCGACACTCCGCTATACGTTGGACGGATCCGCGCCGGGGCCTGACTCCCCCGAGTACACTGGCCCCATTCAGCTGAACCAGACCACTACCGTAAGCGCCCGAGCATACACGACTCGCGGCCCAAGCGCCACGGTGCGAGCCACATTCACGCTGGACGAAAGCGCACCGAAACCCGCCGCACCGGACACTCCCGGTCTGGGTGCGCCGCTGTTGTCGTGGCTTTCCGCACAGCGTCTCCTGGAGACCCACGATGACGGCGACGAAGTGCGGGTCTGGCCCGCCGAAGCCGGCCCCGATGCCACGGTGCCTGCGCTGGACCTGTCCACGGGCGTCAAAGCCGGACCGCCGTTGCTGGACGTCGACGGCATCAACGGACGCGCGGCTCTGCGCTTCCGCGCTCAGGGCGACCTGCTGTCGGCGCCCGGGGTGTTCGCCGACCTCGCGGTGCCCGGCGCGCCCACGGTCTTCGTGGTGATGCGCTCCGAAGACCCCGAGTTTGGCATTTGCGGCAACGCGCTCAACGGCTCCGGGGGAATCCCGCGCCTCTACATGACCCGGGGACGGATGCATTACGACACCTTGGACCGGTACGTGGGGGTGGCATTGAGCGACAATGAGCCCGGGCTGGTGGCATACATGCACGATGGAGTTTCCACGGCCGGCGTGCGGACCAACGGCATACCCACCGCAAGCCGCAACGACATCCCGGCGGTGGCGGAATTCGGCGGCGGGAATCTCGCGATGCCCTTCTGCTCCGGCAATCGCGAGCGAGCAGGATTGATCGCCGAAATCGTGGTCTTTGGCGGGCCCCTGCCCGAGGAGAGTATCCGGGGCGTTGAGGAGTACCTGCTCGCGAAATATGGCATCCCTGGCGCGCTCAAATGGCGATGA